The following are from one region of the Corylus avellana chromosome ca1, CavTom2PMs-1.0 genome:
- the LOC132167382 gene encoding protein PIN-LIKES 3-like isoform X1 yields MGFLDLFIVALMPVLKILLVTAVGLLLGTERIDLLGANARQILNRIVFFVFSPSLIISNLADTITLDSLATLWFMLLNILLTFLIGTALAWILIKITRTPQHLRGLVIGCCSAGNLGNLPLIIIPAVCEEENSPFGDSSVCSTDGETYAALSMAVGAVYIWTYTYPIMRIYANKKTEEIVIDGSSNGDNNSRESSHLYSEIDTEALLPSKGCPSSEEYVDQAEVPSTGSEGKAKVTLLEKTKLQLKMTIGHIDFQKLFAPSTIAAIFGFIIGLVSPIRKILIGDDAPLRAVYSSVSLIGDAAIPCMTLIIGANLLRGLRGSGVGPLIILGVIAIRYIIMPSLGIVIVKAANHFGMVGSDSLFQFTLMLQYALPPAMNVGTISQLLEAGQSESSVILLWTYATAALALTLWSTIFMLIVA; encoded by the exons ATGGGATTCCTGGATCTATTCATTGTGGCATTGATGCCAGTGCTGAAAATACTCTTAGTTACTGCTGTTGGGTTATTGCTTGGAACAGAGCGTATAGATCTCTTGGGGGCAAATGCAAGGCAAATTTTGAATAGA ATTGTCTTTTTTGTGTTCAGTCCTTCACTTATTATCAGCAACCTGGCTGATACAATTACATTAGACAGTTTAGCAACCTT GTGGTTCATGCTACTGAACATCCTTCTCACATTCCTTATTGGCACTGCCCTTGCATGGATACTCATAAAAATCACAAGAACTCCTCAACATCTGCGAGGCCTTGTCATTGGTTGTTGTTCCGCAG GAAATTTAGGAAACTTGCCTCTGATTATAATCCCAGCAGTCTGTGAGGAGGAAAATAGTCCATTTGGAGATTCTTCGGTTTGCTCAACAGATGGAGAGACTTATGCTGCACTTTCTATGGCG GTAGGAGCAGtatatatatggacttataCATATCCTATCATGCGGATATATGCAAACAAAAAAACTGAAGAAATTGTTATAGATGGCTCTTCAAATGGGGATAACAATTCTAGAGAAAGCTCACATTTATATTCAGAGATTGACACAGAAGCACTTCTTCCTTCAAAGGGTTGCCCAAGCTCTGAGGAATATGTGGATCAGGCTGAAGTCCCGTCTACCGGATCCGAAGGAAAAGCAAAG GTTACATTGCTGGAGAAGACTAAGCTGCAACTTAAGATGACTATTGGGCACATTGACTTCCAAAAATTGTTTGCACCATCTACAATTGCAGCG ATTTTCGGGTTTATCATCGGACTAGTCTCTCCAATTCGAAAGATACTGATTGGTGATGATGCTCCTCTTCGTGCCGTCTACAGTTCTGTGAGTTTGATAGG GGATGCAGCAATACCATGTATGACACTAATAATTGGAGCAAACCTTCTTAGAG GTCTCAGAGGCTCTGGAGTAGGTCCATTAATTATCCTAGGGGTTATTGCAATTCGGTACATTATCATGCCTTCACTGGGTATTGTAATTGTTAAGGCTGCAAACCATTTTGGCATGGTGGGCTCAGATTCATTATTTCAGTTTACACTTATGCTTCAATATGCACTTCCACCCGCAATGAATGTAG GTACAATTTCTCAATTGCTTGAAGCTGGACAGAGCGAAAGCTCTGTCATTTTGCTATGGACTTATGCTACGGCAGCACTCGCTCTAACACTCTGGTCAACCATCTTCATGTTGATTGTTGCTTAA
- the LOC132167382 gene encoding protein PIN-LIKES 3-like isoform X2 has translation MGFLDLFIVALMPVLKILLVTAVGLLLGTERIDLLGANARQILNRIVFFVFSPSLIISNLADTITLDSLATLWFMLLNILLTFLIGTALAWILIKITRTPQHLRGLVIGCCSAGNLPLIIIPAVCEEENSPFGDSSVCSTDGETYAALSMAVGAVYIWTYTYPIMRIYANKKTEEIVIDGSSNGDNNSRESSHLYSEIDTEALLPSKGCPSSEEYVDQAEVPSTGSEGKAKVTLLEKTKLQLKMTIGHIDFQKLFAPSTIAAIFGFIIGLVSPIRKILIGDDAPLRAVYSSVSLIGDAAIPCMTLIIGANLLRGLRGSGVGPLIILGVIAIRYIIMPSLGIVIVKAANHFGMVGSDSLFQFTLMLQYALPPAMNVGTISQLLEAGQSESSVILLWTYATAALALTLWSTIFMLIVA, from the exons ATGGGATTCCTGGATCTATTCATTGTGGCATTGATGCCAGTGCTGAAAATACTCTTAGTTACTGCTGTTGGGTTATTGCTTGGAACAGAGCGTATAGATCTCTTGGGGGCAAATGCAAGGCAAATTTTGAATAGA ATTGTCTTTTTTGTGTTCAGTCCTTCACTTATTATCAGCAACCTGGCTGATACAATTACATTAGACAGTTTAGCAACCTT GTGGTTCATGCTACTGAACATCCTTCTCACATTCCTTATTGGCACTGCCCTTGCATGGATACTCATAAAAATCACAAGAACTCCTCAACATCTGCGAGGCCTTGTCATTGGTTGTTGTTCCGCAG GAAACTTGCCTCTGATTATAATCCCAGCAGTCTGTGAGGAGGAAAATAGTCCATTTGGAGATTCTTCGGTTTGCTCAACAGATGGAGAGACTTATGCTGCACTTTCTATGGCG GTAGGAGCAGtatatatatggacttataCATATCCTATCATGCGGATATATGCAAACAAAAAAACTGAAGAAATTGTTATAGATGGCTCTTCAAATGGGGATAACAATTCTAGAGAAAGCTCACATTTATATTCAGAGATTGACACAGAAGCACTTCTTCCTTCAAAGGGTTGCCCAAGCTCTGAGGAATATGTGGATCAGGCTGAAGTCCCGTCTACCGGATCCGAAGGAAAAGCAAAG GTTACATTGCTGGAGAAGACTAAGCTGCAACTTAAGATGACTATTGGGCACATTGACTTCCAAAAATTGTTTGCACCATCTACAATTGCAGCG ATTTTCGGGTTTATCATCGGACTAGTCTCTCCAATTCGAAAGATACTGATTGGTGATGATGCTCCTCTTCGTGCCGTCTACAGTTCTGTGAGTTTGATAGG GGATGCAGCAATACCATGTATGACACTAATAATTGGAGCAAACCTTCTTAGAG GTCTCAGAGGCTCTGGAGTAGGTCCATTAATTATCCTAGGGGTTATTGCAATTCGGTACATTATCATGCCTTCACTGGGTATTGTAATTGTTAAGGCTGCAAACCATTTTGGCATGGTGGGCTCAGATTCATTATTTCAGTTTACACTTATGCTTCAATATGCACTTCCACCCGCAATGAATGTAG GTACAATTTCTCAATTGCTTGAAGCTGGACAGAGCGAAAGCTCTGTCATTTTGCTATGGACTTATGCTACGGCAGCACTCGCTCTAACACTCTGGTCAACCATCTTCATGTTGATTGTTGCTTAA
- the LOC132167382 gene encoding protein PIN-LIKES 3-like isoform X3 → MGFLDLFIVALMPVLKILLVTAVGLLLGTERIDLLGANARQILNRIVFFVFSPSLIISNLADTITLDSLATLWFMLLNILLTFLIGTALAWILIKITRTPQHLRGLVIGCCSAVCEEENSPFGDSSVCSTDGETYAALSMAVGAVYIWTYTYPIMRIYANKKTEEIVIDGSSNGDNNSRESSHLYSEIDTEALLPSKGCPSSEEYVDQAEVPSTGSEGKAKVTLLEKTKLQLKMTIGHIDFQKLFAPSTIAAIFGFIIGLVSPIRKILIGDDAPLRAVYSSVSLIGDAAIPCMTLIIGANLLRGLRGSGVGPLIILGVIAIRYIIMPSLGIVIVKAANHFGMVGSDSLFQFTLMLQYALPPAMNVGTISQLLEAGQSESSVILLWTYATAALALTLWSTIFMLIVA, encoded by the exons ATGGGATTCCTGGATCTATTCATTGTGGCATTGATGCCAGTGCTGAAAATACTCTTAGTTACTGCTGTTGGGTTATTGCTTGGAACAGAGCGTATAGATCTCTTGGGGGCAAATGCAAGGCAAATTTTGAATAGA ATTGTCTTTTTTGTGTTCAGTCCTTCACTTATTATCAGCAACCTGGCTGATACAATTACATTAGACAGTTTAGCAACCTT GTGGTTCATGCTACTGAACATCCTTCTCACATTCCTTATTGGCACTGCCCTTGCATGGATACTCATAAAAATCACAAGAACTCCTCAACATCTGCGAGGCCTTGTCATTGGTTGTTGTTCCGCAG TCTGTGAGGAGGAAAATAGTCCATTTGGAGATTCTTCGGTTTGCTCAACAGATGGAGAGACTTATGCTGCACTTTCTATGGCG GTAGGAGCAGtatatatatggacttataCATATCCTATCATGCGGATATATGCAAACAAAAAAACTGAAGAAATTGTTATAGATGGCTCTTCAAATGGGGATAACAATTCTAGAGAAAGCTCACATTTATATTCAGAGATTGACACAGAAGCACTTCTTCCTTCAAAGGGTTGCCCAAGCTCTGAGGAATATGTGGATCAGGCTGAAGTCCCGTCTACCGGATCCGAAGGAAAAGCAAAG GTTACATTGCTGGAGAAGACTAAGCTGCAACTTAAGATGACTATTGGGCACATTGACTTCCAAAAATTGTTTGCACCATCTACAATTGCAGCG ATTTTCGGGTTTATCATCGGACTAGTCTCTCCAATTCGAAAGATACTGATTGGTGATGATGCTCCTCTTCGTGCCGTCTACAGTTCTGTGAGTTTGATAGG GGATGCAGCAATACCATGTATGACACTAATAATTGGAGCAAACCTTCTTAGAG GTCTCAGAGGCTCTGGAGTAGGTCCATTAATTATCCTAGGGGTTATTGCAATTCGGTACATTATCATGCCTTCACTGGGTATTGTAATTGTTAAGGCTGCAAACCATTTTGGCATGGTGGGCTCAGATTCATTATTTCAGTTTACACTTATGCTTCAATATGCACTTCCACCCGCAATGAATGTAG GTACAATTTCTCAATTGCTTGAAGCTGGACAGAGCGAAAGCTCTGTCATTTTGCTATGGACTTATGCTACGGCAGCACTCGCTCTAACACTCTGGTCAACCATCTTCATGTTGATTGTTGCTTAA
- the LOC132167279 gene encoding uncharacterized protein LOC132167279 has protein sequence MDVISDENLLEGSQANDQNSDNVAVMDVSSDDDLPEGSQPQANDPNRASQSTPTDNIEMMDISSDEELSDVSPEVSKSKFSPATVNVAPKRFKVVHTRKVGSSSARREVLEKQLGNTNHPEEPYGGGEVEVNIVDEAGNQRRAGIGRMAEVWNLPDGRKIPILCNDFGQPLDIEGCVYTRFLGSVARTHTILPINFNGWRKVPMTNKEAAWNVILSKILLPDDGGQYDVIKKWSMKDLEDKWTNWKHNLKNKYFVSPKLQNM, from the exons ATGGATGTTATTTCTGATGAGAACCTGTTGGAGGGTTCGCAGGCGAATGATCAGAATAGTGATAATGTTGCGGTGATGGATGTTAGTTCTGATGACGACCTGCCGGAGGGTTCGCAGCCGCAGGCGAATGATCCGAATAGAGCGTCGCAGAGTACGCCGACGGATAATATCGAGATGATGGATATTAGTTCTGATGAGGAACTGTCGGATGTGTCGCCGGAGGTTTCCAAGTCTAAGTTCTCGCCTGCAACG GTAAATGTGGCTCCAAAGAGGTTCAAGGttgtccacacaaggaaagtTGGGTCATCATCCGCTAGAAGGGAGGTCTTGGAAAAACAATTGGGAAATACAAATCATCCCGAAGAACCATACGGTGGCGGTGAGGTGGAGGTGAACATAGTCG ATGAAGCAGGCAATCAGAGAAGAGCGGGAATTGGACGTATGGCAGAAGTTTGGAATCTGCCAGACGGCAGGAAAATCCCCATCTTGTGTAATGACTTTGGTCAACCCCTTGATATTGAAGGCTGTGTATACACGAGGTTCCTTGGCTCCGTTGCAAGGACACATACCATCTTGCCAATCAATTTCAATGGTTGGAGGAAAGTGCCTATGACAAACAAGGAGGCAGCTTGGAATGTCATTTTG TCAAAAATTTTATTGCCTGATGATGGGGGACAATACGATGTCATAAAAAAGTGGTCTATGAAGGATTTGGAGGACAAATGGACGAATTGGAAGCATAATTTAAAGAACAAATATTTTGTGAGTCCAAAACTGCAGAACATGTAG